ACTTTTATTAGGATAGCTAACCACATACATAGAATATATTATATCAAAAACCTTTCATAAAAGCCAATTTTATGAGCAGTCGGGGAGTTTTTTTCCACGGTTAATTATTCAAACAAAGTAAAAAACCTTGACAAAGATAGAAAAATGGTATTTAATTTATGATATGAAAAAGGTATTATTTTTTCTCTTTATTGCCTTTTCCTCATTTTGTGCTGACATTCCCATTCCAAAGATAAATTTAGGGATTGCCCCCGGAAAACCAGAGGATGTTGCAATGAGCCTTCAAATCTTATTTGTCCTTACCATCCTTGCTCTAGTTCCTTCAATTATTATAATGGTTACATCATTTGTAAGGATAGTCATTGTTCTTACATTTGTAAAACAGGCTTTGGCAATCCAACAAGCACCTCCCCAGCAGGTAATTACAGCCCTTGCTCTGTTTTTAACATTTTTTATTATGTCTCCCACCTTGGATAAAATTAACAAAAATAGCCTAACGCCATATATGGAAAAAAAGATTACAGGAACAAAGGCATTGGAGGAGGCATCTATCCTGGTAAAGGATTTTATGTTAAGGCAGACAAGGGAGAAAGACCTGGCCTTGTTTGTAAAAATATCAAACCTAGAAAGGCCAAGAACGCCAGAGGATATTCCCATTCTAACCCTTATCCCAGCCTTTATGACATCTGAGATTTCCATTGCCTTTCAGATTGGAATATTGCTATTTCTGCCATTTTTGGTTATCGACATTATTGTTGCCTCTGTGCTTATGTCTATGGGAATGATTATGCTTCCACCTGCGATGATTTCCTTACCATTTAAAATCCTTTTATTTGTTATGGTTGATGGCTGGAATCTTTTAATCCATAGGCTTGTTTTGAGTTTTCATTGAGATGACAGAAGGATTCGTAATCAAGCTTTTTCAAGAGGCTATTTTTTATTGCTTGCTCCTTTCCCTTCCTATGCTTGCTGTATCAATCATTGTTGGTTTGATAATCTCCATCCTTCAAACAGCAACCTCCATTCAGGAGCAAACCATAACATTTGTCCCAAAGATTTTGGCTGTCCTTATTACAGGTGGGCTATGTGCTGCCTGGCTGGGGAAAACAATGGCAGGATGGACAACTAGGGTGTTTGAGATAATTTCAACCCTTTAATAATGGAAGTTTTAGTTTCTGAATTCCAAAAATTCTTGCTTGTATTCCTTAGAATATCTGGAATATTTATTACAGCCCCTCTGTTTTCAAGCCCAAATATAGACTATCCAATAAGGGTGAGCATCTGCCTCCTTACTTCCCTTGCCGCAGCACCTCCT
This DNA window, taken from bacterium, encodes the following:
- the fliP gene encoding flagellar type III secretion system pore protein FliP (The bacterial flagellar biogenesis protein FliP forms a type III secretion system (T3SS)-type pore required for flagellar assembly.) codes for the protein MKKVLFFLFIAFSSFCADIPIPKINLGIAPGKPEDVAMSLQILFVLTILALVPSIIIMVTSFVRIVIVLTFVKQALAIQQAPPQQVITALALFLTFFIMSPTLDKINKNSLTPYMEKKITGTKALEEASILVKDFMLRQTREKDLALFVKISNLERPRTPEDIPILTLIPAFMTSEISIAFQIGILLFLPFLVIDIIVASVLMSMGMIMLPPAMISLPFKILLFVMVDGWNLLIHRLVLSFH
- the fliQ gene encoding flagellar biosynthesis protein FliQ, with product MTEGFVIKLFQEAIFYCLLLSLPMLAVSIIVGLIISILQTATSIQEQTITFVPKILAVLITGGLCAAWLGKTMAGWTTRVFEIISTL